The following proteins come from a genomic window of Pseudomonas sp. WJP1:
- a CDS encoding pyridoxal phosphate-dependent aminotransferase: MAQSYSARSRAIEPFHVMALLARANELQAAGHDVIHLEIGEPDFTTAEPIIRAGQAALEGGKTRYTAARGIPELREAIAGFYQQRHGLNIDPRRILITPGGSGALLLASALLVDPGKHWLLADPGYPCNRHFLRLVEGAAQLVPVGPEVRYQLTPDLIERHWDHDSVGALVASPANPTGTILTRDELAGLSRAIKQRHGHLVVDEIYHGLTYGTDAASVLEVDDSAFVLNSFSKYFGMTGWRLGWLVAPDAAVSELEKLAQNLYISAPSMAQHAALACFEPATIAILEERRAEFGRRRDYLLPALRELGFGIAVEPEGAFYLYADISKFGGDAFAFCRHFLEIEHVAITPGLDFGRYQAGHHVRFAYTQNIERLQEAVERIGRGLRSWQG, from the coding sequence ATGGCTCAGTCCTACAGTGCCCGCAGTCGCGCGATCGAACCTTTCCATGTGATGGCGCTGCTGGCGCGGGCCAATGAATTGCAGGCTGCCGGTCACGATGTGATCCACCTGGAAATCGGCGAACCGGACTTCACCACCGCCGAGCCGATCATCCGCGCCGGGCAGGCCGCGCTGGAAGGGGGCAAGACGCGTTACACCGCCGCCCGCGGAATCCCCGAACTGCGCGAGGCCATTGCGGGCTTTTATCAGCAGCGCCATGGCTTGAATATCGACCCACGACGCATCCTCATCACCCCCGGCGGTTCCGGTGCGTTGCTGCTGGCCAGTGCCTTGCTGGTCGACCCGGGCAAGCACTGGCTGCTGGCCGACCCGGGCTACCCGTGCAACCGACATTTCCTGCGCTTGGTGGAAGGCGCCGCGCAGCTGGTCCCGGTAGGTCCGGAGGTGCGTTATCAACTGACGCCGGACCTGATTGAGCGGCATTGGGATCACGACAGCGTGGGCGCACTGGTGGCCTCACCGGCCAACCCGACCGGCACGATCCTCACTCGCGACGAGCTGGCGGGGCTGTCCCGGGCCATCAAGCAGCGCCACGGTCACCTGGTGGTGGACGAGATCTACCATGGCCTGACCTACGGCACCGATGCGGCCAGCGTGCTGGAAGTCGACGACAGTGCCTTTGTGCTAAATAGTTTTTCCAAGTATTTCGGCATGACCGGCTGGCGTCTTGGCTGGCTGGTTGCGCCAGATGCGGCGGTGAGTGAGCTGGAAAAACTTGCGCAAAACCTCTACATCAGCGCGCCAAGCATGGCCCAGCACGCGGCGTTGGCCTGTTTCGAGCCCGCCACCATTGCAATCCTCGAAGAGCGTCGCGCCGAATTCGGTCGTCGACGGGACTATCTGCTGCCGGCCTTGAGAGAACTCGGTTTCGGGATCGCCGTCGAGCCGGAAGGCGCGTTCTACCTGTACGCCGATATCAGCAAGTTCGGCGGCGATGCCTTCGCTTTCTGCCGTCATTTCCTCGAAATCGAACATGTCGCGATTACCCCCGGGCTGGACTTCGGCCGGTATCAGGCCGGGCACCACGTGCGCTTTGCCTACACCCAAAATATCGAGCGCTTGCAGGAAGCGGTGGAGCGTATCGGTCGTGGTCTGCGGAGCTGGCAAGGCTGA
- the dksA gene encoding RNA polymerase-binding protein DksA: MSTQAKQQANQAISGFEPYVQKAGEEYMGEPMRKHFTKVLNQWKKELMEGVDKTVDHMKDEAANFPDPADRASQEEEFALELRARDRERKLIKKIDKTLQLIEDEEYGWCESCGIEIGVKRLEARPTADLCIDCKTLAEIKEKQVGK; the protein is encoded by the coding sequence ATGTCCACCCAAGCAAAGCAACAAGCGAATCAGGCGATCAGCGGCTTCGAGCCCTATGTTCAGAAAGCTGGCGAAGAGTACATGGGCGAGCCCATGCGCAAACACTTCACCAAGGTTCTGAATCAGTGGAAAAAAGAGCTGATGGAAGGTGTCGACAAGACCGTGGACCACATGAAGGACGAAGCGGCCAACTTTCCTGACCCGGCAGACCGTGCCAGCCAGGAAGAAGAGTTCGCCCTCGAGCTTCGAGCCCGCGATCGTGAGCGCAAGTTGATCAAGAAGATCGACAAGACGCTTCAGTTGATCGAAGACGAAGAATACGGCTGGTGTGAATCCTGCGGCATCGAGATCGGCGTCAAGCGCCTTGAGGCACGCCCTACCGCTGACCTGTGCATCGACTGCAAGACACTGGCGGAAATCAAGGAAAAGCAAGTCGGCAAGTAA
- the gluQRS gene encoding tRNA glutamyl-Q(34) synthetase GluQRS: protein MTAITSPSYIGRFAPTPSGHLHFGSLVAALASYLDARSVGGRWLMRMEDLDPPREEPGAQAAILKALESYGFEWDGQMVRQSDRHEAYAEVLNRLFSQGLAYACTCSRKQLEPYHGIYPGLCRNAGHGTEDAAIRVRVPELDYHFIDRVQGEFHQHLGRDVGDFVIRRRDGLYAYQLAVVLDDAWQGITDIVRGADLLDSTPRQLYLQELLGLRQPRYLHIPLITQPDGNKLGKSYRSPPLTEDQATPLLLRALRALGQRPGAELAYATPREVLDWGIAHWDALSIPRTLSLPEAQLQ from the coding sequence ATGACCGCCATCACCTCCCCCAGCTACATCGGCCGCTTCGCCCCCACGCCCAGTGGTCACCTGCACTTCGGTTCGCTGGTCGCCGCATTGGCTTCGTACCTCGACGCACGCTCGGTGGGTGGCCGCTGGTTGATGCGTATGGAAGATCTCGACCCCCCCCGCGAAGAGCCCGGCGCCCAGGCCGCGATCCTAAAGGCACTGGAGAGCTACGGTTTCGAGTGGGACGGCCAGATGGTGCGCCAGAGCGACCGCCACGAAGCCTATGCCGAAGTGCTCAATCGCCTGTTCAGCCAGGGCCTGGCCTATGCCTGTACCTGCTCGCGCAAACAATTGGAGCCGTACCACGGCATCTATCCCGGGTTGTGTCGCAATGCCGGACACGGCACCGAAGATGCAGCCATTCGCGTTCGCGTGCCCGAACTGGACTACCACTTCATTGATCGGGTGCAGGGCGAGTTCCATCAGCATCTGGGCCGGGATGTCGGCGATTTCGTGATTCGCCGGCGCGACGGGCTCTATGCTTATCAACTGGCGGTAGTGCTGGACGATGCCTGGCAAGGCATCACCGACATCGTGCGCGGTGCCGACCTGCTCGATTCCACGCCGCGCCAGCTCTATTTGCAGGAGCTGCTCGGCCTGCGCCAGCCGCGGTACCTGCACATCCCGTTGATCACCCAACCCGATGGCAACAAGCTCGGCAAGTCCTACCGTTCACCGCCGCTGACCGAAGACCAGGCTACACCGTTGTTGCTGCGAGCCCTGCGCGCCCTCGGACAAAGGCCCGGTGCCGAACTGGCCTATGCCACGCCGCGGGAAGTGCTGGACTGGGGCATTGCCCACTGGGATGCCCTGTCGATCCCGCGCACACTGAGCCTGCCTGAGGCGCAGCTACAGTGA